In a single window of the Globicephala melas chromosome 10, mGloMel1.2, whole genome shotgun sequence genome:
- the CSAD gene encoding cysteine sulfinic acid decarboxylase: MADSQPLLSLDGDAVAAEALLRDVFGIVVDEVIRKGTSASEKVCEWREPEELKQLLDLELRNEGESQEQILERCRAVIRYSVKTCHPRFFNQLFSGLDPHALAGRIVTESLNTSQYTYEIAPVFVLMEEEVLKKLRALVGWSSGDGVFCPGGSISNMYAVNLARYQRYPDCKQRGLWALPPLALFTSEECHYSVKKGAAFLGLGTDSVRMVKADERGKMIPEDLERQIGLAEAEGAVPFLVSVTSGTTVLGAFDPLEAVADVCQRHGLWLHVDAAWGGSVLLSQTHRHLLNGIQRADSVAWNPHKLLSAGLQCSALLLRDTSNLLKRCHGSQASYLFQQDKFYDVALDTGDKVVQCGRRVDCLKLWLMWKAQGGQGLERRVDQAFALARYLVEELKKRETFELVMEPEFVNVCFWFVPPSLREKKGSPDYGERLATVAPILKERMVRKGSMMIGYQPHGTRGNFFRMVVANPALTRADMDFLLNELERLGQDL; this comes from the exons atggctgactctcaaccactcctcTCCCTTGATGGGGACGCCGTGGCTGCAGAAGCCTTGCTCCGGGACGTGTTTGGGATTGTGGTGGATGAGGTCATTCGGAAAGGGACCAGTGCCTCCGAGAAG GTCTGCGAGTGGAGGGAGCCAGAGGAGCTGAAGCAGCTTCTGGATCTGGAGCTGCGGAATGAGGGGGAGTCACAGGAGCAGATCCTGGAGCGCTGCCGGGCTGTGATCCGCTACAGTGTGAAGACCT GTCACCCTCGTTTCTTCAACCAGCTCTTCTCAGGGTTGGACCCTCATGCCCTGGCTGGACGCATTGTCACTGAGAGCCTCAACACCAGCCA GTACACATATGAGATCGCCCCCGTGTTTGTCCTCATGGAAGAAGAGGTGTTGAAGAAACTCCGGGCCCTGGTGGGCTGGAGCTCTGGGGACGGCGTCTTCTGCCCTG GTGGCTCCATCTCCAACATGTATGCTGTGAACCTGGCCCGCTATCAGCGCTACCCGGATTGCAAACAGAGGGGCCTCTGGGCACTGCCGCCCCTGGCCCTTTTCACATCAGAGGAG TGTCATTACTCTGTCAAGAAAGGAGCTGCTTTTCTGGGACTTGGCACTGACAGCGTCCGAATGGTCAAGGCAGATGAGAG AGGGAAAATGATCCCTGAGGATCTGGAGAGGCAGATCGGTCTGGCTGAGGCCGAG GGTGCTGTGCCATTCCTGGTCAGTGTCACCTCTGGCACTACCGTGCTGGGGGCCTTTGACCCTCTGGAGGCAGTTGCAGACGTGTGCCAGCGTCATGGACTGTGGCTGCACGTGGAT GCCGCCTGGGGAGGGAGTGTCTTGCTGTCACAGACACATAGACATCTCCTGAATGGGATCCAGAG GGCTGACTCCGTGGCCTGGAATCCCCACAAGCTCCTCTCCGCAGGCCTGCAGTGCTCAGCTCTTCTTCTCCGGGACACCTCG AACCTGCTCAAGCGCTGCCACGGGTCCCAGGCCAGCTACCTGTTCCAGCAGGACAAGTTCTACGATGTGGCTCTGGACACTGGAGACAAGGTGGTGCAGTGTGGCCGCCGCGTGGACTGTCTGAAGCTGTGGCTCATGTGGAAGGCacagggcgggcaggggctggagcGGCGTGTGGATCAGGCCTTTGCCCTTGCCCG GTACCTGGTGGAGGAATTGAAGAAGCGGGAAACTTTTGAGTTGGTCATGGAG CCTGAATTTGTCAACGTGTGTTTCTGGTTCGTGCCCCCCAGTCTGCGGGAGAAGAAGGGGAGTCCGGATTACGGTGAAAGGCTGGCTACG GTGGCCCCAATCCTCAAGGAGCGCATGGTGAGGAAGGGCTCCATGATGATTGGCTACCAGCCCCATGGTACCCGGGGCAACTTCTTCCGCATGGTCGTGGCCAACCCTGCGCTGACGCGGGCGGATATGGACTTCCTGCTGAATGAACTGGAACGGCTGGGCCAGGACCTCTGA